gttgtgtgtgtggatgagggggcccAGTTTGGGAAAATGTTGACTTCCCTCTGAAATCAGGCCTGAGCCAGGGTGCTATGGGGCAGggaagctctctctccctctctccctaatcTGTTTGGGTCCACAACCAAGGAGACACCCGAGGAGACCGGGCGCGAGTCCGGCAGTGGTGGGACGAGCATAGCCGGTCGGCAGTGATGACTCGGCAGACCCAGAGAAGAGCGGCGAGGCAGTCGGCCGTCCTTCACGGCCCTTGACAGagagtctccctctcccagccctgcTGAATAAAACATgcggtgagggggagaggccgcatgcggaggaggagagagctgaggaggcGCTGGTAATATGAGGAGCCTGGGGAGTTGGTGTGAAGATAGCTCTCCAGATATCTTGTCTTATCGCATCCAATCTTTATCTGCAAAAGGGTGATCTCAGTTTCGGCCCCAAAGGCATGGTCAAGGTTGCTCGTTCCAGAATGTACTCATGGTGATAAAACGAATAATGTTTAAATTTAACAGGAGCTTGTATTTGTCTGGATGTACGAGGATGGATTTGAACATaaccttttgatctgcagtcaaatgttctATCACTTAGCTGTGCCAATCCACTCCTAGTGTGGAGGATGAGATGTCCTTTGAGTGGAATGTGAGTTTTGGGATTTTATTATTCTTTGTTGATGACTTCAGAATATTCGTCTGTCTCTGCTGCTGCCTGCACCAATCAGCATGCCACTACACTGCTAACACCATCTGTATTAACAAGGCCGAAGTACTCCTTATGCTATCGGTTTGAAATGCTAACACATTGGAGAACACATTTGAAATGCTAACACATTACACGGCAATGCTGAATTCCACCAGATCACAACCATTAGCTCTATTTTAGTTTCGACTCGCTGCGTAAATGCTCCCGAGTGAGAGTGTTAACCTTAAGTCTGGGAATAGACTGtgacaggagaagggagaggtgtGATTCTGGGAGAAAGGCTTGCCGAGAACTGCGGCAGAATTTGTATCCATTCCAGCAGACAGCACAGACCCATACTTTCTTCTTGAGAGTTCAGCAAAGCTTGTGAACACTGATACACATCAATAACAGAGGAcccaaacatttaaatatactgatcagtacagcaggaggttGGCTATTTGTATTCAAAGGATTTTCATTTTTGTTGTACACCTGGCTGTGATCCATGGGTGGAACAGATGTTCACAGGTAACCATTGGTATCTTGTCACCAATgttgtcctgcacacacacacacacacacacacacactatgccacATCCTgccattcactcacacacacataatatccAGTATCCTTGACATTTACCTAGCCAGAGACATAGCGAGAGAGTGacgcagacagaaagagagagcgggagagagagagagaaagagagagagagagagagcgagagagagagcgagagagagagagagagagagagagagagagagagagagagagagagagagagagagagagagagagagagagagagagagagagagagagaggaatcgtCATGTGAGAAGAAAATCGTCCAGTGAAGAAAACAACTGGGGCAGTGATGATGACAGTGCAGGGTACCATGTGCCACAATGTTCTTCACTCAGCGGTGTTCCAAGCCCAGACCACAGCAGGCAGATCACTGTCACCATTACTCCTCAGTCTTCACTTTACTATACTGGAGCCACGAGAGACATTCTTATGTGATGTGATTGAATGATGTGCATTAGGGGTGtaggtttcattatacatgGAACAGGTCCCACCTACTttttgaaaacaacaacaattgtCCTACCCCCCACGTTTTACTAAGAACATTtaatgtaactttttttttaagttgtcccatccacatttgaaaacaaacctatgcCCCTGCATTTCAGTATTCATGTTTGGATTTGTGCTAGGCTGAGGGAGGTTACTGTATAGAATAGAGAATGTATAAACTCGCTATTCGTACTATATATTCGTGACAGTTTGTGCAATGCTGTCTTGGTATGTATCAGAAATCAATTGTTCTCTTCCACTGATTTGATATTAGTCATAGATCTTCCTCATGTTTCTGAAATTGCTTTACATAAGGATTTATTCCATGACTCAGACGTAGAATTTGAAAAATATAGGTCACCCAGTATGTGCTATTTGTCCTCTGTTCAGGCATGCAAACACAATCACTACAGCATAAATATTACAACTGGAATTGCTCAGCATGTTGACTGTTATTGAACGTTGGAAAACCTCCTGTGTTTCCGTATTTTCAAGGAAACACAGGATCCCACACCAATTGTCCCTTATGGAAATGACCAAGCTCGTAATGCTTGAATAAAAAGCATTACTGCGTAAAGTTTCTATGGTAGGCCTATCTGCATTTGAGCGCTGTCCGTTAACGCATCTCACATCCGAGAGGCAGCGATCAGCCTAGCCGCTAAACTGAACCCACCAGACAGAGGTATGTGGGCCTGCCAGAGACCGATTAAACGAGCTCTCCGAGTCTccacccaacacacaaacaggccacggcgtcctcaccttcctccatcTAAACACCACCTCAGGCGAGTCTGAGTCGTCTCTAGCCCACTCCGCTCCCTTCATACCGCGTTGAGCAGAAAGCTGCTCGCTGCCCGGAGTATTGATGCTCTCGCTGTTGGTGGAGCGAATGCTGGCTTTACCCAGAGGATGAAAGCAGGAGGCAGAGTTGCGACACTGAAAGAGTGTGAGGGATTTTTATTGATGCCCTGGGTGACTTGCTCAAGCAACAAGCACACATCAAAACAGCACCAGGAAGTAGTTATTTCATGAAATATGGTCTACTGGTTAGCCAACTGAGTTAGGGTACATAAAGCGTACCAGGGGTAGGGATTTGAGATTTAAAGGAGGGTGTGTCTGCAGATATTTTTGGACACACTGTCTCTTCTATTGATGTGAAGCATGAAGGAGGCATCGACTCATGATGGATTCATTAGCAGGAAACATCAAAACTTCACATCTTTCCTTGCTTAGTCGTGCATTTTCTCTCTCGTGAGATCAAAACCGTTGAGTCGTTCAGCCAGCAGGAGGCCTGCAGATCTGATGTTCTAATCACGAGGAGCGACAAGACTTACagatgttaacacacacacaagtgtggaTGTGTtggtggagaagagggagagagaggggagaagaggggaagagaatgaggaaggaagaagggggtAATGAGGAGGACAAGTTGGTCCCATGCAGCTTCAGATGGTTGAAAACATCTGATGACCTCTGCATGACCCCAGGACCACCCTGATCCTGACAACATCGACATTCACACCTCCACGCAGCATTTAACTGTAAATGTGAATCTTGTTAATCTTATAAACCGGCCTCTTACAACCAACGGTGTATCTGTAAATCCCAGAGATGAGTTATTGATCTGGGATCAATTAATGTCCTGGGAGAGCCGTCACTCACGCTGGTTAGCTATGTGAAGGATAACCTGAAAACCTGTTATTACAACAAACAGCCTTTCGCTTGGGTAGCAAACGCGCGACAACACAGACAAGCGGACGAACCCCAGTTATTTATTGGCTTGTTTGAAGCACAAAGCAATTATTCGTGACAGTTTGTGCCATGAGATACTGTCTTGGTATGTATCAGAAATCAATTGTTCTCTTCCACCGATTTGATATTATTCATACATTTTCCTCATGTTTTTGAAATTGCTTGATTTATTCCATGACTCAGATGTAGAATTTGAAAAATATAAGTCACCCAGTATCTGTTCACGCATGCAAACACAATCACAACAGCAAGAAAATTACAATTGGAATTGCTCAGCTTTGTAAAGGATAACCGGAAACCTGTTGTTAGCATAGACAACATAAACAGCCTTTCGCTTGGGTAGCAAATGCGTGACAACCAAGACAAGCGGACAAACCCCTGTTATTTATTGGCTTGTTTGAAGCACAAAGCAATTACGTATCTTGACTTTCAAAACTCTGAAGCGATGAGGCAAACGAACGGTGATCGCCTCCATTCGACGGTCGTGTGGTTAAGCGACACAATGAGTTGTCAGCATTCTCAGCCCAGGGCTGACGAAAGACAGGATAAGGCATGATACTATGATGGATATTGTTCTTGGCAAGTAGAGACAAGTGTGCAACACCAacgtgtctgtttgttttgacaTTAGGACAGCAGCAAACAGGAGTCCATCACCACCCACAAATGCATGCCTTCTGTGGTGTGATCAATATGTTGTGTTTTAAGAAGAATTGTGATGATTCGTGGGTGAAAGATGTTTTATCTCCTTTAGAAATTAGAAACCATTGACAAAAGGCAGAAACATTTTTATTACGCACAAATCAACAAATGGTTAACTTTTGTTTGCCATGTGCAACACAGTTCAGATAATCCACAAAGGTGAACTAAACCCATGAACTGTCAGAACAGATACAAAAttaaaacctttaaaaaaaaaagttcaatgcaatacattatatattttttccataAGAAACAAGagttcaacacacacaagtactaaaaaaaacaaaattacCAGACCAacatatgacagtttgaaatactggATGACAGACACGCTGGATGACAGACACACTGGATGACAGACACACTGGATGACAGACACGCTGAATGACAGGACACGCTGGCTGACGGATGAAACTCAGCAACGTGCTCGTGAGCAGAGTTTAAGAAACTACAGATCCAGGATAAGTGTACATAAGACTTCAGCCAAACCCAGTCCCAGCCTCTGCCTCCCAGCCACTACTAGATGTCAAATTGTCAGCAACATGGCTGTACGCGTGTTGAAGATCTACCACACCTGTGGTTGCTTCATAGCAGATAGATACACATGGTTTGGCAGGTAGGGACTGAGGTGTTATTTGGCGTAGGTCACGGAAGAACCCTGGACAAAACCAGGTCAACACGACACGAGACGAACACGCACGCACGGGTtgagaaaacaggaagtggttgAGTGGCACAtgtttggggagggggtgtgggagaTGGAAGGAGCCAGGATGGTCAGACCCAGACTGTgatgggatggatggatgagtagCTTGACAGgtagagggggttgggggggggggggggggggggggacctctaTGCTGCCGACCTCCTGCGAATGACGAGGGCTCCCCTCTGTAACTGCCCCAGGTAGATCCTCATCTTCGTACTGTCGCTCGTCTTCCTCACCCAGATCTACGGAGGAGCAACGCGTTCATTAGTCCGTCCACAGGTAGGAGCAACAAGTTTCATATACACCCAGTACGTATGACTCAGCAAATATATACATTAATAGTACATTACTGTAAAATCGCTTTTGAAGTGTTTTCAGTTCAATCTGAGTTTCAATCATTCATTTGACTTTATTCAGTCAAAGGCAAGAGTGTAagccaggagacaggaagtaagGACATCAGGTGATGATGACATCAGAGTGTGCGGCTCACCTCATTGGTCCCCACCGAGCTGATGACACAGCTGATCTTGGTGTTCTCCTTGGTGTACTCCAGGTAAATGGCCTGGCTCTTGTGATACCTGGCCAGGGAACAGCAAACGGGTAGGTGGGAGTCAGCAGTCACACCCAGGACAGGCAGAGGAGTGGGTGTAATACAGGGTCTCTCTGGCTAGGCTTTCTGCAGCTGTGTTGGGGATCACTTCCTCCATTGTTTGGCCTCAGTCGTGTGACACACAGTCTGCAGGTGAGCATGGCTGCTtaggtctctctccctttctctctcccccttcctccctatcACACTTCAGCGCCCACATGAAAGGCATGCAGCAGGAACGTATAGGAGCCTACGCGAAAGTCGGAGGAATTTGTAATATCACACAGGAGCCCATTATTGCCGTGTCCCTCTTCTTCAAGGGGAATTATTCATGGTTCACCCTCTCCCCACAGAGCAAAGGGGTGGAGCCACCAGTCAGCTCCACATCCAGATGCTGTGCTCGGTCCAGTGTTTACCGTTCAAACAAATGACACATCCGTCCATGTCCGTTTATACTGGTCATCTGGTCGGCCATGTTGTAATCCCAATGCTGAGATTAAGAAAACCTACTGTACCTCTCTCGTTTGGAAACCCTCCCAAAAGCATGTTAAAGTCCACAAAGTCCTTTCAAAAATATCAGAGCCATATCAGACaaagacaaataaatacaaacataAAATAATAACGTTAGTTCCTGCTGAGGATTTACATGTATCTGGGGCCATCTAGTGGACAGTTTATGAACTGCAACACCTTTAAAAAAGTATACTGATCTCTCATGTGGATTTGACCATTGCTATTGGTATGATGAAACCGTGTACCATCTTTTGTCGTAGTACAGTTTCCCCTCCTCGATGCGGGCCTCGTAGCGCTGTGAGGGGGTCTCCATGGGTGCGGTGGGCAGGTGctctggagtggagggggacACTGGGGAGGAAAGCAAAACCTTCTAAACACCTCTCACCTCAGCCTGGGACTTGAACGAGTGACGGCGAGAGAACATACAAAAATAGAGGTTgcggggggaaaaaaagggagGGAACTGACATACCTGGACGTTTAGGCGACTTCAGCTGTAAGCGAACAAATATAGGACGGTTAAAATACGTGCGGGTGAAAttacatttattatttttttttttaaacagagaagagaacgctcttagaacgctcctaagaagctcgtgttaagagcttcttaagagcgttctaagagcgttctagagcgttctgAGAACGCTGGCCAAGGAGGGTTCACCTTGTTGAGCGTTCGCAGGTCCTCCATGATCTGTTCGTCTGTCAGCAGGTAGTTTAACTGAGGTGAGGGGAGTTAAGGACAGCGCTGTTCTGCAGACCATCATACGcacaacaaaaccatccgtACGCATCAACACGACGAGGCTTGTTCGTGACATTTTTCCCCCCGCTTGATATGGATTCACCCTACAATTCATGTCTGATAACAACATCTGGATAACGCATGGTCGTAATGGCGCACAAAGGATATCGGGCGCCGGCTTTCTCCGTTTGTCAGGAATGGGGAGGGGGTCGTTGGGTCGCCTCCTCAGCTTCCTGGTCATGATGGGCTTCACCTCCATGGAGTCTaggagaggacgggagagaTGAGCTGTCGGACAGGTAGCTGACGGCCCCCTGGGTCGCAGCCAACCGTCATGGAGGGCTGCAACTGCGTCGCTACGTCCCCATTTGGGTGTATGGATGGAAACAAGGGAGTTGCAACCACTAGCATGACGCTATCTTGGTTCACATTCCTAATGCCGTTGACTGCGCCCAGATGAGCTTTGCGAACAGAGCTATTAGCATAAACGTCTAACACCTCAGAGAGGCAGTCGGATTTAAAGATTCGGATGCATCTTAGAACCAGCCATTTTAATTGGATCGTTGGTTTATACTAAGATACACAGGGGAGCTTAGATGAAGTCCTTCTTCCAATCTCAActtcttttcctttcttttcattCCTGCTCTAGAGATTTGCCCTGTGATCTTGCCGTTGGTCTCATACCTCCTGTCAGCTCCATGGTTAACTTCTCATTCTCGatcatcttcttcttctcctccagctccgcaATTAGGTTTTCCTTCAGCTCTACCTTCTTATCGTCAAACTCTTTTACAGCTGCCTGCTTCTCTTTGACGTAGTTCCTCTCTACCTGGTCTGTCTGTGACAGaggggccgagagagagagagagagagagagagagagagagagagagagagagagagagagagagagagagagagagagagagagagagagagcaatattTGAGAAGAACTACAAAAGGTGGAAGTGCCCTTTTAGGACTTCCAGGGTACACTACCTTATAACACTTACCTCGAGTTGTAGGAAGAGATCTGTagcaacaaaaacaaagtatTATTCATTAATGATATCACTGGTTTAACAAAACAACATCAAATCACCTTTGATTAAATATCATAAAAACACCCACTGCTATGATACAGAATGTGACCTTGATCTAGACTGAATAGTACGTAAAGCTAGCACGGAAAACTTCCATTGATTAAGAGACTATGACAAAACATTAGTTTTGAAAACATGACACAGCATTCTTACCTGCGTTGCGGAGTCTCTCTTTGTACTGTTGGTCCAGCTTTTTCATTCTCTTCTGGTACTCCTGTAGTGTGCCTGAGGGAATACATTTTAGGACTATAACTCTGCAACTTGTACCAAAACCAATACCTTGGAAGTTTTTAGCAACACAACAATTAATGAAATTACTTTTTCTACCTTCTTGGAGTTGTTGTAATTGCCTTTTCAGGGAGGCCAATTTGTCTTGGTACattctggggtggggggggggggggggagtatacAGATAATGGTTTAATCAGTAGACTAATATTTTGAACAATATTTCTTCAAATTCTGAGACAAACTAAGAATTGTGTCTATGTGATGTTCACATTATTTGTGATAACCGTGACTGGCCTTGACGGTGAACACTCACTGTTCTTTGATTTCTACATAGTCATCCTCGTCATGCTTTGCAAGGTCTGTTTCACTGGCATCCTCCGTGTCTGGAAAAGGCAGAAAAGAAAGTTTCAGAAAAGGGCACGTAAAGACCACCTCATTCAATGTGAGTAACCATACTTTGGTTTCCAAGCAGTTGGAAATAGTAGACGTCAACAATTACATTTTTAAATCAACCAACAAAATAGTTTATACTACTGGCTAGAAGTAATTATGTGACTGGGGGGGGGCACGTAAGATCCCGTGACTTAAGCACCGACACAGCTCTGATTTAAGCAAGGTGACCAGCTAGCAAGTCACACCTAAATCATGATAGAAAAGTTTGCCTTGATACCATTACCAATAATAATTACACAAGCCTGGCGAGCAAATAGATACCATAAGACACTAAGCAAGCCAATATATTGCTGTCTTTAGTTCGTAACAGCTCTAGCTTGTTCTTGACAACCTATTAACAATTTAATGATGCGGTCATTACCTTGAGTGCCGTGCATTTGCCGCATGGTGACCAGTCACACTACTgtacaagctagctagctagtagccAGCTGTCGAGCAGTTTAACCAACGTTAGCAGCTAGCGACTTAGCTTGCAAAAATAAAGATCCACGAATACAACGCAGAAGAGACTTGGCAACCTAATGTCAAAATGGATCTAACCCTAAACCTTTGCTACCGTATCAACGTCAGTAAAATTATCTTAGATAGACACTCGTCTCGTGGATTAAACCAAAAAAAATGCAATGTTCCGTCGCCGGTGACCtgtcagtagctagctagcaaagtaTGCGAAATGCCCCGGCCTTAACCAACATGTCAGCTGAGATCAGAAGTCTTATACCTATGTAAAACTTGTAATACACATTTGAAGACTAAGCTATCTAGCCGCCCTTAACACCAAGTGGAAAATTGCTGGTCAACTAGCTGCTAGCCCTAGCTAGTGACCTCGGCATTTATGCAGTTTGTAAGAAACTAGGCTAGCCAACTTTCCTAATGTGATCTAGACTAGTATAAATCAGATGTCATTTGGAATTAACAGCTGTAGTGTAGGACAGCAACTAAGACTTCGGCTAATGTGAACTTTCAATGGCATTTGACTGTTCTTACCGACACTGCCCTGGCAAACGTAACTTCTATGTATACATGACCTAACGATTACTAAACCTAGCTAGTTATAGATAAAACTTAAGACTCAACACGGTAGGCTAGTAATACTAGTATATATTTGTACAGGATCACCAAGCAAGGACGATGTGATGGCTAACCCCTCCACCAGTGACATCAAGCAAGCTGGCTAACGTTGTTAAAAAGTGACGATTATGCAAACAGTGAACTCCTCCCCTCTTGCGTATCGACAAGCAGGTACTAACTGAGTGAGTAGACTATTAGCTAGCCCACTGAGCTCCCACGACGAGCCGTGTGTGTGCAACGGTACAGTAGAGCTTTTATTTGCAACTGAACCAAAGGGTCGCGAAGTAAAAAGTAATACACTCTGCTAGCATCATCAAAGTAGcacaaccaccacaacaactcGTTAGCACTACAGTACGTAGACTAGCTGACTAGCTAAAGTAATAATTCGATGAATCAACATAGTAAGAAATTTAGCTAGTACTGCTGCACGCTTTTTAAACGTCTAGCATCCGTGCATTCAGCATGTGTTGTCGTTTTTGTTGCGCTAGTCATACTGTATTGAGTGGGAGCTAGTTGAACACTGGCGTACGGAATGAAATGTTTTGTTCCATGGAATTGTTTGACTGAAGACTGAAAAAAAACTAGCTTGCTATTCGTATTAGCGTTACAGTAGCAGCTAGCTCATAACGCTAATAACGTTAGTTTAGCCTACCTTCTTCGGAGTCTCTTCCCCTGAAGCTCCGATCATCATCGTCGCCCACACTATCGAGCTCCTCTTCATCGTTGTAATAATCTACCATTGGTGATAGTAAAGTAGAAGCCATTATATGGCttgaaaatgtaaacaaacactaaaTAAACAATCGATATAGAATAGGCAGGTCGGAACAAAACAGCGCCTACAATTGTAAAGACCCACGGCTCTTACAGAAAAAGCAGATTATGCGCCTGACTAAAAAAGGGAATGAATAAATTTGCTAAACTACTTTAGGAAAACATTTAAGAGCAAAACGCAA
Above is a genomic segment from Osmerus mordax isolate fOsmMor3 chromosome 24, fOsmMor3.pri, whole genome shotgun sequence containing:
- the suds3 gene encoding sin3 histone deacetylase corepressor complex component SDS3 isoform X1, with product MASTLLSPMVDYYNDEEELDSVGDDDDRSFRGRDSEEDTEDASETDLAKHDEDDYVEIKEQMYQDKLASLKRQLQQLQEGTLQEYQKRMKKLDQQYKERLRNADLFLQLETDQVERNYVKEKQAAVKEFDDKKVELKENLIAELEEKKKMIENEKLTMELTGDSMEVKPIMTRKLRRRPNDPLPIPDKRRKPAPAQLNYLLTDEQIMEDLRTLNKLKSPKRPVSPSTPEHLPTAPMETPSQRYEARIEEGKLYYDKRWYHKSQAIYLEYTKENTKISCVISSVGTNEIWVRKTSDSTKMRIYLGQLQRGALVIRRRSAA
- the suds3 gene encoding sin3 histone deacetylase corepressor complex component SDS3 isoform X2, with protein sequence MRQMHGTQDTEDASETDLAKHDEDDYVEIKEQMYQDKLASLKRQLQQLQEGTLQEYQKRMKKLDQQYKERLRNADLFLQLETDQVERNYVKEKQAAVKEFDDKKVELKENLIAELEEKKKMIENEKLTMELTGDSMEVKPIMTRKLRRRPNDPLPIPDKRRKPAPAQLNYLLTDEQIMEDLRTLNKLKSPKRPVSPSTPEHLPTAPMETPSQRYEARIEEGKLYYDKRWYHKSQAIYLEYTKENTKISCVISSVGTNEIWVRKTSDSTKMRIYLGQLQRGALVIRRRSAA